The Campylobacter concisus DNA window GATCAGCTTTGATGAGCAAAGAGAGATCATCGCAAGCGAGCTTGACGGCTACGAGATGGTTGGCATCAATATCGATGCAAACCTTAAAAAATGCGACAAAATTTGGTTAATCGAGCACAATGACAGCCAAAAAGAGTGGAAATTTATCTATTTTGACGCTTTTAGCGGTAAGATAAAGAGCGAGCCACTCGCACATGATGAGGGCTTTTTTGGAGTTTTAACCGAGCTTCATGAGTCGCTATTTCTAGAAAAGAGCGGTCACATTATCCTTACTCTAACCGCTATTTTTACGTTTTTTATCTGCATAAGTGGTTTCGTGATTTATAGAAAATTTTGGCTGACACTACTTAGGCTTCGTGTAAATAGGCTAAATATTTTTATGAGCGACATTCATAAAATGATAGGAATTTTTTCTACGCCTATTTTACTGCTCATTTGCATAAGTGGTGTTTGGTGGGAATTTCAAATGGCACGCATGCCAGAGTTTAAAAATGACTTCGTTATAGATGCAAAAATTTATAACAAAGGCCTATCTCTTGACGAGCTGGTAGCCCGCTCAAAAAATGATCTTGCTGGCTTTGAGCCACACTTCATCTCACTGCCTTTTATGCAAGGAGCAAACATACGCCTTTTTGGCTATGTAAAAGATCAAAATTTCTTACATAGCGAATATTCAAGCATATTAACTTACGATAAAAATAGCGGCAAATTAGTAAGCATTTTGGACATAAAAAATACAAATCTAAGCGAAGAAATTCTCTCAGCATTTAGAAAATCGCACTTTGGCAACTACAACCAAATCACAAAATTTATCTGGTTTTTAGTCGGTATTTCACCGCTTATTTTAAGTATCTCAGGGCTTTATTTGTGGATTAAAAGAAATTTTAAAAGGAGAAAAAATGAAAAAAATTTTAATTAGTTTGGTTGCATTAAATTTGATGCAACCTCAAATTTTTGCTAGCCAAAGCGATAAAATTTTAGAAGCAATTGATGTTGTAGAAAGCGAGAGAAGAGATGATGCAAACTACTTTGCAAAAGAGCTTGTAAAAAGCACAATAAGGCTAAATTTAACCTCTCGTCAAACGCCACAATCACTAACCGTGCTAACATAGGCTAGGCTAAAAGATCAAGGTATCAAGGACTATCAAGTGCTTCTTAGAAATGTCCCGGGCGTCACGCTAAATAAATGGGATGAGCGCGTATATCCGACAGCTCGTGGCTTTGCGATAGATTATTACTTGCTTGATTCGATGCCTAGCTTTGGCGGCTTTAGCCTTGGCACAAATGATATGAGCTTGCTACCTTATGAAAGAGTTGAGGTGGTAAAAGGGGCAAATGGCCTACTTGCAGATGCTGGCAACCCAGCTGCAAGTTTAAATTTCATAAGAAAAAGAGCAGATTTAAAAGAGCTTAAAGGAAATTTTGGCGTAAGTGCTGGCTCATACGATAGATACGGCGTAAATGGCGATGTGCAAACGCCTGTAAATGAGAGCGGAAGCGTTAGAGCAAGGCTATCTTTTATGCATGAGAAGTCGCACTCTTATATGGATTATTACAACCGCAAAAATAGCGCGATTTATGGCGTCGTAGATAGTGACATAGGCGACAGCTCATGGCTTAGTCTTGGTGCGTTTTATCAAGAGCTAAAACGTCACGGCATTAGATGGGGCGGTATGCCAGCATTTTACACAGATGGCTCTAGGAGAAATTTTGGCAAAAATGAAATTTTCTCTCAGTCTTGGACTAGGTGGGACATAAAAACGCTTGATTTTTACGCTGATTTTAAGCACTACTTTGAAAATGAAGCGAGCTTAAATTTAAGCTACTCATTTAGGCGGGCGAACACCGACTCAAATCTACTCTACTACGGCGGAGTAGTAAATTTAGATGACACCGGCAACATAGGTGGTCTTAGCGCCTATGCAAACAAAAGAGAGGAGAACATCCACAACGTCGATGCATACGCAAATATCCCTTATGAGATAGCAAATTTATCTCATGAGTTTGTCTTTGGCGCGATGTATAACAACTATAAAAAAAGTAGCGATAAGGTAAGTAGCTACTGGCTACAAAAGACCACGCCAGCTGGGCTTGCTTATACGGCTAGAAGCAGGATAGACTTTAAAAATTTACACCTTGATGATCCAAAGCTCCCTTAC harbors:
- a CDS encoding PepSY-associated TM helix domain-containing protein: MHTYLSLLFFIPLAVVCFSGAILVYKNEINSLLAPNVVNVNLNKENLSKRISFDEQREIIASELDGYEMVGINIDANLKKCDKIWLIEHNDSQKEWKFIYFDAFSGKIKSEPLAHDEGFFGVLTELHESLFLEKSGHIILTLTAIFTFFICISGFVIYRKFWLTLLRLRVNRLNIFMSDIHKMIGIFSTPILLLICISGVWWEFQMARMPEFKNDFVIDAKIYNKGLSLDELVARSKNDLAGFEPHFISLPFMQGANIRLFGYVKDQNFLHSEYSSILTYDKNSGKLVSILDIKNTNLSEEILSAFRKSHFGNYNQITKFIWFLVGISPLILSISGLYLWIKRNFKRRKNEKNFN